A stretch of Arachis hypogaea cultivar Tifrunner chromosome 15, arahy.Tifrunner.gnm2.J5K5, whole genome shotgun sequence DNA encodes these proteins:
- the LOC112748046 gene encoding uncharacterized protein: MIQLLKNNIRRNVWENSCLIRCELPIKFPVYYPLKNTSAQNEVRLLVVDIKLDVLCYASKKLPLRHAVSRLIIPGLADQLNVLQNSMLPNLLRQHPQIGWIYRSVTKDILTGFKMHCRGWRSIYCIPLRPAFKGSAPINLSDRLHQVLRWALGSVEVFFSRHCPLWYGFAGGRLRWLQRLAYINTIVYPFTSLPLVAYCSLPAICLLSEKFVIPTGCGCAYRSLQTIISWFRLQNYSSIEVPSHRFTANLINGFHTPEGAELDKKQVSKLGRFFSISFLWSFFQWFLTAGDDCGFSSFPTFGLQAYKNKFYFDFSATYVGVGMICLYNQCIPADWWNSLMGCHVATHC, from the exons ATGATTCAGTTGTTGAAGAATAACATTCGGAGAAATGTGTGGGAGAATAGTTGCTTGATTCGTTGTGAGCTTCCGATCAAGTTTCCAGTATATTATCCTCTCAAGAATACGAGTG CCCAGAATGAAGTCAGGCTCCTTGTTGTGGATATTAAACTAGATGTACTCTGCTATGCTTCTAAGAAGCTCCCCTTGAGGCATGCAGTTTCAAGATTAATCATCCCTGGTTTAGCTGATCAGTTAAATGTATTGCAGAATTCAATGTTGCCTAACCTTTTGAGACAACACCCTCAG ATTGGTTGGATTTATAGATCAGTGACAAAGGATATCTTAACTGGATTCAAGATGCACTGTAGAGGATGGAGATCAATTTACTGCATACCATTAAGGCCAGCATTCAAAGGGTCAGCACCAATCAACTTGTCTGATAGGTTGCACCAAGTTCTTAGGTGGGCCCTTGGATCAGTTGAAGTCTTCTTTAGCAGACACTGCCCTTTGTGGTATGGATTTGCAGGTGGACGCCTCAGATGGCTTCAGAGACTAGCTTACATAAACACCATTGTCTATCCTTTCACATCACTTCCTCTTGTTGCTTATTGTTCCTTGCCAGCAATTTGCCTTCTCTCTGAAAAGTTCGTCATTCCAACG GGATGTGGTTGTGCTTATCGCTCTCTTCAGACTATCATTTCATGGTTCAGACTTCAAAACTATTCATCTATAGAGGTTCCTTCTCATAG GTTTACAGCCAATCTTATCAATGGTTTCCATACTCCAGAAGGCGCAGAGCTAGATAA GAAGCAAGTATCAAAGCTGGGAAGATTTTTCTCCATTAGCTTCTTATGGAGTTTCTTCCAATGGTTTTTAACTGCTGGTGATGATTGCGGATTTTCAAGCTTTCCTACATTTGGTCTACAGGCCTATAAGAACAA GTTCTACTTTGATTTTTCCGCTACTTATGTTGGGGTTGGGATGATTTGCCTATATAATCAATGTATCCCTGCTGATTGGTGGAATTCTCTCATGGGGTGTCATGTGGCGACTCATTGCTAA